A stretch of the Malus domestica chromosome 08, GDT2T_hap1 genome encodes the following:
- the LOC103410805 gene encoding uncharacterized protein yields MALEASNQRELQPSSFSLDDIELNINWEDVTCPICLDFPHNGVLLQCSSYEKGCRPFVCDTNHLHSNCLDRFKSAYGMSSPTKSVVSPAENTEPKASEDDCKPTCPLCRGEVNGWVVVDKARVHLDVKKRCCEVHQCKFMGSYLELQKHAQLEHPHSRPSKIDPARLLDWENFQQSSEIIDVLSTIHSEVPRGVVLGDYVIEYGDDETGDEFEDFHGDERNWWTSCILYQVFDNLRNSRNRRRSRVADTRRGNRRASYDNSNSDEGSVTSVEFPEYRADETDDEFMSTSGFSRGGSSHRSSRRRRSRFYDN; encoded by the coding sequence ATGGCCCTTGAAGCTTCTAATCAAAGAGAGCTTCAACCCAGTTCATTCAGTTTGGATGATATTGAGTTAAATATAAACTGGGAAGATGTAACTTGTCCTATATGTTTGGATTTCCCCCACAATGGTGTACTCCTTCAGTGCTCATCTTATGAGAAAGGGTGCCGTCCTTTTGTTTGCGACACAAACCACCTACACTCCAATTGTTTAGACCGCTTCAAGAGTGCATATGGTATGTCATCTCCTACAAAATCTGTTGTGAGTCCTGCAGAAAATACTGAGCCAAAGGCATCAGAAGACGATTGCAAGCCTACTTGTCCCTTGTGTAGGGGGGAAGTTAATGGGTGGGTTGTTGTTGACAAGGCTCGTGTACATCTGGATGTGAAAAAGCGTTGTTGTGAGGTGCATCAATGTAAATTTATGGGTTCGTATTTGGAATTACAAAAACATGCTCAGCTGGAGCACCCTCATTCTCGTCCTTCAAAGATTGATCCTGCTCGGCTGCTTGATTGGGAAAATTTCCAGCAGTCCTCTGAGATCATAGATGTTTTGAGCACTATACATTCAGAAGTCCCTCGTGGGGTGGTTTTAGGAGATTATGTGATTGAATATGGTGACGATGAGACTGGAGATGAGTTTGAGGACTTCCATGGGGATGAACGCAACTGGTGGACCTCCTGCATCTTATATCAGGTTTTTGATAACTTGAGGAATTCTAGAAACAGAAGAAGGTCAAGAGTTGCTGACACAAGAAGAGGAAATCGCCGAGCAAGTTATGATAATTCAAATTCTGATGAAGGTTCTGTGACATCTGTTGAATTCCCCGAGTATAGGGCAGATGAGACCGATGACGAGTTTATGAGTACAAGTGGCTTCTCCAGAGGTGGCTCTAGTCATCGCAG